DNA from Hippocampus zosterae strain Florida chromosome 18, ASM2543408v3, whole genome shotgun sequence:
GGCAATGGAGTATCTGAAGCTTCTTCCAGCTGTCCCTTTTGCTTCTGAGGCTGATAGCCATGGGAGCCTTCCACTAAGGAGTCCGTCGAGCTCAGGTTGTATGAAGGGTTGAGACGTCCATCCTTCGGGAGCGATGAAGacaatggtggtggtggtgttgggggtggggggagtagtGGTAAGAGACACGGAGCAGCGGCGCACCGTGCGCTGAGGTTTTCAACTGGTTCGCCGAAGCATCCGTTTGCCCGGTAAGAGCAATCCAAAGCCGGGGCTTCGGATTTGCAGTGCAGCTCGGGAATCGCCATCAATTCTGCCTCGGTGTGATGACTCATTTCCACAAAAACAGGACGGCAACTTTTTTTAGtctgggggggcaggggggtgacAAAGTGTCCTTGTGAAATTCGTGTGAATCAATGTGAAACACTTTCCTGAGACGTTTGTCAATGTCCACGACTATACTGGTTTGGTTCCCCATCGCCCAATCAGGTTATTTGACATTTGTTAGCCCCGTAAAAGAATGCTTACCAGTGATGTCATCCACTTGTCCTTCAATACCGGCATCGGGATCGGAGGACAGACCTTCAGTTTGATACTACAAAAGGTAACAATGGAAGACAAGCGATATTTGAAGGCGCGAGATGAGTGTCACATGATGCGAAACCGTGCCGTGCTCCTCACCATTCCCAGTTTCTGTAGCAAAGGATAACAATCAAGCAGAGGAGGACAAAAATAGTCGCGATGGTGATGCCGACGGCCTTGATCAAGTTATCAGCTGGTGGAAGATGAGGAACCGGGGAGGAGTGTTCAGATCGATGGGTTCTTTTCATCAATATTTTCCGTGCGCTTCTAAGCTAGTTTCTAGCCGGCGACATACTCAGTGAATTCAGGGTGACGGTGATGGACGTCGCGCCGCATTGTCCGACGGTTGTATTTGCCTTCACCGTGAATGTGTACGAGTTGATTTGGAGATTTCTGGCTGTCAAGCTGGTGTCTCGAGGATCGTCTGAAAGAGAGAGTTTGACATTCTACATTCACACTTGGAAGCAGGGCTTGATCGGAACGCCGGCCAAATGCGGACAGCCTTCCGCAGTGCCGAGTAACACGGCTCCGCCTGCTGTCCATTTTAGGAAACGTTTTCATATTGATCACGTACGTTTGCGCATTTGAGTTTGCTGCGTCCGTCTCGGAAACACAATTGAGTTCCGCATTACCGGTGCTGATATTCATGACGCTGCTGTTGTTTTGCCCGTAGTATAAGATGTAGCCTTGGATGAAAGCAGACTGCTCTTGTAGGGCGACAGGATCCCATGATACCTCAACATCCATATCCCTCTGTTTCCAATTCAGTGTTCTAAAAAGACCGTCTGGTATGACTGGAAAAGCAGAGGAATCGGGGAAACCCTTCAcaaacaaagtcaacatttgcTAACCCTTACATCGTTCACAGATGCCACGGGCAGGTCTTACTTTTTTCCTTGACATATCCTTCTCGTCTCTCAAGCAACACGGGAGCTCCGCGTGTGCAGCCGTAGATCGACAGCATGTATCTGACGCCTTCGCGGAAATTTTCTGGTGGAGACGTTAACGCGCGGCGGTATGTCATTCCGTCAATGCAACTGAAGATATCTGCGGGAACCTGAACTTACTTGAAAATATACAGACGTTAGTTTGACTAGGCGGGACCCTCAACCAGTCGATTGTGCACGGCCCTCTGCTTGGGCACCAGTCCACAATATAGCCACAGCTAGCCATCGGACTGGCGGCGGACCAAGACAGGTTGAAACCACCGTGACTGCCTTGGGTCTTTGAAGATTTAACTCGACCACTTCCTGTCAGACAACATTAGTTAGTTACATTAGTTACAGAGACCAACCACAATGGGGTAGCTaaagagctagctagctagcaagctggATGGATCGCTAGCTAGCAAGATGGACAGAGTATTTACAATGATTTATAATTCGTGGCACACCTCTATTGAGGACGGGGATGGTGATCGTCGAAGGGGAAGAGTTTCCATATTTATTCCTGGCGGTGACACTGACCACATGTTCTCGCGTGGCATCCAGACTGAGCGCTAAACTGCGCTTTGGGTGCAACACTCTGGATTTGTTGCGTCTCTCAGAGGTCGCTTCCCAAGTAACTTCATAATCGATGATGTTGCCGTGGCTTTGGTTAGCTGGTAGTACCTACCAAAAGTGATTATTAGCCATTCTGTGAAGCAGAGCAGAAGCCcccgcgcgcacgcgcacaagctaacacgcacgcgcgcacttaCTTTCCAAGTGATTATGGTTTGGCTGTCGTTTCCCTGCATCCATACATCGAGCGCGTCGGGAACTGTGGGACATTTAGGCGCAATCAACTTGGGCACAATCAGCAAGCGCTTGTTTGATGCAATACCAACCATCGCCCATTGTGAGGAACTCGACACTTGAGCTCCACTCGCTCCACTTCCAGAAATGTTGAGCTGTTCCACATCGCATCGTCACCTCGTACGGCCAGTTGGGAATCAAGTCATCCAAGACTGCGAAACGAAGAGCCACTCCAAGGCATTCCCGCTACGATCACAgtcaggacaaataaaggttttatttggTGGTTGTGATCAATCGATGCCTTTCTGACGCTTGCTTTGTAAACTTACCACCGCGGATGTTTGATTATCACTAATCTTTAGTTGGCATCGTACGTTGAGCTCGTCATACATTTGTATCGCCCAATTCCACTCTAATCTGACACTACGGGCGTTCACTGATGAGACCTTAACTTCTTGGGGGGCAAACATGTGCACTGGAATGACACCAATAAGAACTTGATGAATTTGAGGATGATCTAATGCAGACCCCTTTCCACGATCATTTATTATTCTTTAGACTTTTTAAGTACTTTTTTGTACCTCTTCTCATAAGGTCTGCTCTATCCGTGAGATTGACTGTACCAAGTTGGTTTTGTGCCGTTAAAATCCAATCCCTCTCTTCAAAATCCACTCGCACTTTATGAGAGCATCTCCCAGCGGACCCCTTGGCGCACGTACTGGAAAACACAAAACGCCaagaggatttatttttttttaatcggatgCGTGTCAAGTACATTGattcacattttgtttcattcctTCTTCAACTCAACTCCATTGACAGAGAAAGCACAACCACGGCCGTGTGCACAGAGCAAGaataattcaaacaacaaaCCAACTCATTTTGACGACTTTTACTTTCAGTTAAAtgttgaatggggggggggggaaaatgttGCAAACTTAAAAATGCGGAAGTTGAAAAGGACAATCTGACCGCTGACGATGACACACCGTCAGCACCATTTGAGCCCTTCTGCGGAATCAAGATGTCGGCCGTCCACTGCAGCAGCATCAGCGGTTATACTTTACGACTATACTCTAGATCAGGGGGTGTCCCAATTGGTCCATTGCGATCGATCGGAAAAAGTGCATATGGCCCCTCTTCAACTGAACGACTTGCTCGGGTGCGACCTTTCACAGAGGAAAAAATGGGTTTTCAATACCTTCCGAGTAGTCGATAGGTCGTTGGACTCTTGAGAGCCAAGTGTGTGTTTCGGCCCACGGTCCACAGGCACTCAACCGATTGGAAATCCCGAGTTTCACAGGTGAGATCGTGATCGGCGGGTGGGTCTGGTCAATCATTAAGAGATGTGAAAAATCAAAGGATTCGCCGCCGACGCAATTCTCAGCCCCCCCTCATTCATCCACATCCCAATTTGAAGGAGGCACTTACATCCGATGTAAGCACAAGCGCCGTTGTGCTCCGTTTGCGTTTCGCAAATCACATTGGCGCCGCTTTCCACCGACCCTTTGACCAGGTCGACCGTCAGGGAATGCGTACGATTGCCGATCTTGCGCCTGACCCAGTTGCTGCTGCTGTCTCCGCTGACATTCAGCGTTATCAAAGCTTGGCCCGTCGGTAAAACGCAGCAGAAGG
Protein-coding regions in this window:
- the LOC127591328 gene encoding leukemia inhibitory factor receptor-like; amino-acid sequence: MIAWLLLVSLSRSSAQDAGVFPCGPRNVTVSASDQLILLTWEDDPSCTSRRHTLTYELEVLIADQPAHHEEVAVSPDQMGSPHSWSWSPHLALECAPFTLKLRSRSHGRTSPWQLERIGPGHAHSLSPEVYPRDKVFRVGTQATFCCVLPTGQALITLNVSGDSSSNWVRRKIGNRTHSLTVDLVKGSVESGANVICETQTEHNGACAYIGYPPADHDLTCETRDFQSVECLWTVGRNTHLALKSPTTYRLLGSTCAKGSAGRCSHKVRVDFEERDWILTAQNQLGTVNLTDRADLMRRVHMFAPQEVKVSSVNARSVRLEWNWAIQMYDELNVRCQLKISDNQTSAVRECLGVALRFAVLDDLIPNWPYEVTMRCGTAQHFWKWSEWSSSVEFLTMGDVPDALDVWMQGNDSQTIITWKVLPANQSHGNIIDYEVTWEATSERRNKSRVLHPKRSLALSLDATREHVVSVTARNKYGNSSPSTITIPVLNRGSGRVKSSKTQGSHGGFNLSWSAASPMASCGYIVDWCPSRGPCTIDWLRVPPSQTNVCIFSKNFREGVRYMLSIYGCTRGAPVLLERREGYVKEKIIPDGLFRTLNWKQRDMDVEVSWDPVALQEQSAFIQGYILYYGQNNSSVMNISTDDPRDTSLTARNLQINSYTFTVKANTTVGQCGATSITVTLNSLTDNLIKAVGITIATIFVLLCLIVILCYRNWECIKLKVCPPIPMPVLKDKWMTSLTKKSCRPVFVEMSHHTEAELMAIPELHCKSEAPALDCSYRANGCFGEPVENLSARCAAAPCLLPLLPPPPTPPPPLSSSLPKDGRLNPSYNLSSTDSLVEGSHGYQPQKQKGQLEEASDTPLPCVFTYIPLPSE